One Microbispora sp. ZYX-F-249 genomic window carries:
- a CDS encoding glycosyl hydrolase family 18 protein has translation MRKILLGSVIAGAALLAPLAIGTASAAAPAAVPQSQSAVLAYTAWAPNTWYAVGARVTYSGKDYEAIQAHTSLTGWEPPNVPALWRLLSGSSPSASPSTSPSASPSASPSASPSASPSASPSASPTTSPTPPPPGGKKVLGYFADWGVYGRQYFVKNIVTSGSAAKLTHINYAFGNVTNGQCAIGDSYADYDMAYTAANSVDGKADTWDNGALRGAFNQLRKLKAQYPHIKVLYSFGGWTWSGGFGQAAANPAAFANSCYNLLKDPRWADVFDGIDIDWEYPNACGLSCDSSGAAAFKNLMAALRAKFGSNYLVTAAITADGTNGGKIDAADYGGAAQYVDWYNVMTYDYFGAWAAQGPTAPHSALTSYSGIPTAGFYSDAAIQKLKSKGVPASKLLLGIGFYGRGWTGVTQAAPGGTATGAAPGTYEAGIEDYKVLKNSCPATGTVAGTAYAKCGSNWWSYDTPATIGGKMTYAKNQGLGGAFFWEFSGDTANGELITSMSNGLK, from the coding sequence TTGCGCAAGATCCTCCTCGGGTCCGTGATCGCCGGTGCCGCGCTCCTCGCGCCGCTCGCGATCGGGACCGCCTCCGCCGCGGCCCCCGCCGCCGTCCCCCAGAGCCAGTCCGCCGTCCTGGCGTACACGGCCTGGGCCCCCAACACCTGGTACGCCGTGGGCGCCCGGGTCACGTACTCCGGCAAGGACTACGAGGCCATCCAGGCACATACGTCCCTGACCGGCTGGGAGCCGCCGAACGTCCCGGCGTTGTGGAGGCTCCTGTCGGGCAGTTCCCCCTCGGCCAGCCCGAGCACGTCGCCCTCCGCGTCGCCCTCCGCATCACCGTCCGCATCGCCCTCGGCATCGCCTTCCGCGTCCCCGTCCGCGTCGCCCACCACGAGCCCGACGCCCCCGCCGCCCGGGGGCAAGAAGGTGCTCGGCTACTTCGCCGACTGGGGCGTGTACGGCCGCCAGTACTTCGTGAAGAACATCGTGACCAGCGGCTCGGCCGCCAAGCTCACCCACATCAACTACGCCTTCGGCAACGTGACCAACGGCCAGTGCGCGATCGGCGACTCCTACGCCGACTACGACATGGCCTACACGGCGGCCAACAGCGTGGACGGCAAGGCCGACACCTGGGACAACGGCGCCCTGCGCGGCGCGTTCAACCAGTTGCGGAAGCTGAAGGCGCAGTATCCGCACATCAAGGTGCTCTACTCCTTCGGCGGCTGGACCTGGTCCGGCGGGTTCGGCCAGGCGGCCGCCAACCCCGCCGCCTTCGCCAACTCCTGCTACAACCTGCTGAAGGACCCGCGCTGGGCCGACGTGTTCGACGGCATCGACATCGACTGGGAGTACCCGAACGCCTGCGGCCTGAGCTGTGACTCCAGCGGTGCGGCGGCGTTCAAGAACCTTATGGCGGCCCTGCGGGCCAAGTTCGGCTCCAACTACCTCGTCACCGCCGCGATCACCGCGGACGGCACGAACGGCGGCAAGATCGACGCCGCCGACTACGGCGGCGCCGCCCAGTACGTCGACTGGTACAACGTGATGACCTACGACTACTTCGGCGCCTGGGCCGCGCAGGGCCCGACGGCCCCGCACTCGGCGCTCACCTCCTACTCCGGCATCCCCACCGCCGGGTTCTACTCCGACGCGGCCATCCAGAAGCTCAAGAGCAAGGGCGTGCCGGCGAGCAAGCTCCTGCTGGGCATCGGCTTCTACGGCCGCGGCTGGACCGGCGTCACCCAGGCCGCTCCCGGCGGCACCGCCACCGGTGCGGCGCCCGGCACGTACGAGGCGGGCATCGAGGACTACAAGGTCCTCAAGAACAGCTGCCCGGCCACCGGCACCGTCGCCGGCACGGCCTACGCCAAGTGCGGCTCGAACTGGTGGAGCTACGACACCCCCGCCACCATCGGCGGAAAGATGACCTACGCCAAGAACCAGGGTCTCGGCGGGGCCTTCTTCTGGGAGTTCAGCGGTGACACCGCCAACGGCGAGCTGATCACCTCGATGTCCAACGGCCTCAAGTAG
- a CDS encoding sensor histidine kinase has translation MPGLIRSVWCEPRPPDPPRRVWRDWVLAGVLAPLAVLEGVLRPDLPMRPFAVVVTVGLVPTLLWRRTRPLAMFTLCFVATSVIPILVGGTTLDMYTLGYMLILPYAVFRWGSGREIVIALGIMLPAAGLSVLVDHAGLPDVVGPFAVMLATTSLGGAFRYRAGVRMRELDQVKLLMREQLARDLHDTVAHHVSAMAIRAQAGLATSATRPDAAAEALRVIEAEAARALDEMRAIVRVLRRDQPAELTPGRRITDIQLLASRGGSHHPAVEVEISGDLDGLPPSVESAVYRIAQESVTNALRHARHATRVEVRVAADDAAVRLRVRDDGDGGPARTEEPGYGIVGMSERANLLGGTCVAGPDRDRGWTVTAVLPRDGAAT, from the coding sequence GTGCCCGGCCTCATCCGCTCCGTGTGGTGCGAGCCCCGTCCCCCCGATCCGCCCCGGCGCGTATGGCGCGACTGGGTGCTCGCCGGGGTGCTCGCGCCCCTCGCGGTGCTCGAAGGGGTGCTGCGGCCGGACCTCCCGATGCGGCCGTTCGCGGTGGTCGTCACCGTCGGGCTGGTGCCGACCCTGCTGTGGCGGCGGACCCGGCCCCTGGCGATGTTCACGCTCTGCTTCGTCGCCACGAGTGTGATCCCGATCCTCGTCGGCGGCACGACGCTCGACATGTACACGCTGGGATACATGCTGATCCTGCCGTACGCGGTGTTCCGGTGGGGATCGGGCAGGGAGATCGTGATCGCCCTGGGGATCATGCTCCCCGCCGCCGGTCTGTCCGTGCTCGTCGACCACGCCGGTCTCCCCGACGTGGTCGGGCCGTTCGCCGTCATGCTCGCGACCACCAGCCTGGGCGGCGCGTTCCGGTACCGCGCCGGGGTGCGGATGCGCGAGCTGGACCAGGTCAAGCTGCTGATGCGCGAGCAGCTCGCCCGCGACCTGCACGACACGGTCGCGCACCACGTCTCCGCGATGGCCATCCGCGCGCAGGCGGGGCTCGCCACGTCGGCGACGCGCCCGGACGCCGCGGCCGAGGCCCTCCGCGTGATCGAGGCCGAGGCGGCGCGGGCCCTGGACGAGATGCGTGCCATCGTCCGCGTCCTGCGCCGGGATCAGCCGGCGGAGCTGACACCCGGCCGGCGCATCACCGACATCCAACTCCTCGCGAGCCGGGGCGGCTCCCATCATCCGGCGGTCGAGGTGGAGATCTCCGGTGACCTGGACGGCCTGCCCCCGTCGGTCGAGTCCGCGGTCTACCGCATCGCCCAGGAGTCGGTGACCAACGCCCTGCGGCACGCGCGGCACGCCACCCGGGTCGAGGTGCGCGTCGCCGCCGACGACGCGGCGGTCCGCCTGCGCGTACGCGACGACGGCGACGGCGGCCCCGCGCGTACGGAGGAGCCGGGATACGGGATCGTCGGCATGAGCGAGCGCGCGAACCTGCTGGGCGGCACGTGCGTGGCCGGCCCGGACCGCGATCGGGGGTGGACCGTGACCGCGGTGCTCCCCCGGGACGGGGCCGCCACATGA
- a CDS encoding response regulator transcription factor, protein MSIRVLVADDQEIVRTGLAMILDAQSDIEVVATAADGRRAVELARRLRPDVCLFDIRMPGVDGIEATRSLAGPDVADPLAVVVITTFDLDEYVYAALKAGARGFLLKNAGAEMLSQAVHAAAEGDALIAPSVTARLLGTFARTGPASSLPQPVEALTYREEEILAAVARGRTNGEISAELHISLSTVKTHIASLMAKLGARNRVEIAIWAHQTGRVRS, encoded by the coding sequence ATGAGCATCCGCGTGCTGGTCGCCGACGACCAGGAGATCGTGCGCACCGGCCTCGCGATGATCCTCGACGCTCAATCGGACATCGAGGTGGTCGCCACGGCCGCCGACGGGCGGCGGGCCGTCGAGCTCGCCCGGCGCCTGCGTCCCGACGTGTGCCTGTTCGACATCCGCATGCCCGGCGTCGACGGGATCGAGGCGACCAGGTCCCTCGCCGGGCCGGACGTCGCCGATCCCCTCGCCGTCGTCGTCATCACCACGTTCGACCTCGACGAGTACGTCTACGCCGCCCTGAAGGCCGGTGCCCGGGGCTTCCTGCTCAAGAACGCCGGCGCCGAGATGCTCTCCCAGGCCGTCCACGCCGCCGCCGAAGGCGACGCGCTCATCGCCCCGAGCGTCACCGCCCGGCTGCTCGGGACCTTCGCCCGCACCGGTCCCGCCTCGTCCCTCCCGCAGCCCGTCGAGGCGCTCACCTACCGGGAGGAGGAGATTCTCGCCGCCGTGGCACGCGGCCGGACCAACGGCGAGATCTCCGCCGAGCTGCACATCTCGCTCAGCACGGTCAAGACCCACATCGCCAGCCTGATGGCCAAGCTCGGCGCCCGCAACCGCGTGGAGATCGCCATCTGGGCCCACCAGACCGGCCGCGTCAGGAGCTGA
- a CDS encoding LysR family transcriptional regulator, with product MDLDTVRTFVAAADAGQFQEAAAELAVTQQAVSKRIAALERDLGVRLFLRTPRGAELTIDGQAFLPHARELLRAADRAVASVRAGSRPLRVDVLSSRGAGSGLMRGFHRVHPEIELDVVMLLDIERAVAAIRSGAIDASFRAVAMPGRPLPEDIASVRVLDEPLQLLTGPAHALAGARSVTIAQLAGHRVWMPGIVPGSEWAAYYDDLVAEFGLTIEATGPNFGSDALLDTVADTPALATFMGGNTRLVWPAGHGLRRIPVTAPTPVYPHSLLWHRDNPHPALATLRAHLAAAATGLDAAGTWAPGWAVRR from the coding sequence ATGGACCTCGACACCGTCCGGACGTTCGTCGCCGCCGCCGACGCGGGGCAGTTCCAGGAGGCCGCCGCCGAGCTGGCGGTCACACAGCAGGCCGTCTCCAAACGCATCGCCGCGCTGGAGCGCGACCTCGGCGTACGGCTGTTCCTCCGCACGCCGCGCGGCGCCGAACTCACCATCGACGGGCAGGCGTTCCTGCCCCACGCCCGGGAGCTGCTGCGCGCCGCCGACCGGGCCGTGGCGTCCGTGCGCGCGGGCAGTCGTCCGCTGCGCGTCGACGTGCTCAGCTCGCGTGGCGCGGGGTCGGGCCTGATGCGCGGCTTCCATCGCGTGCACCCCGAGATCGAGCTCGACGTGGTGATGCTGCTCGACATCGAGCGGGCCGTCGCCGCCATCCGATCCGGCGCGATCGACGCGTCCTTCCGCGCCGTCGCCATGCCCGGCCGTCCGCTTCCCGAGGACATCGCGTCCGTCCGGGTGCTCGACGAGCCGCTCCAGCTCCTCACCGGTCCCGCCCACGCGCTGGCGGGCGCCCGGTCGGTGACCATCGCCCAGCTGGCCGGGCACCGGGTCTGGATGCCCGGCATCGTCCCCGGCAGCGAGTGGGCGGCCTACTACGACGACCTCGTCGCCGAGTTCGGCCTCACCATCGAGGCGACCGGCCCCAACTTCGGCTCCGACGCGCTCCTCGACACCGTCGCCGACACCCCGGCCCTGGCCACCTTCATGGGCGGGAACACCCGCCTCGTCTGGCCCGCGGGCCACGGCCTGCGGCGCATCCCGGTGACCGCTCCCACGCCCGTCTACCCGCACTCGCTCCTGTGGCACCGCGACAACCCCCACCCCGCGCTGGCCACCCTCCGCGCCCACCTCGCCGCCGCGGCGACCGGCCTCGACGCGGCCGGAACCTGGGCGCCGGGCTGGGCGGTCCGGCGCTGA
- a CDS encoding MFS transporter, whose product MRNGHRLGRRFGWLWAAYGTSALGTWLAFGAFPLIAVRVLHAGPAEVAALSSVGAAVGAAVVVPLGPWVEFRRKRPVLIGMDSVRCAALLTIPAAFALGVLSFVQLLLVSVVVAAADIGFRAASGAYLKTLVPAEHLLVANARFESTSWTTTIIGPPLGGAAIGLLGPVATVVADAVSYLLSALGIRATGGPEPRPERREAARMRAGDLLDGWRYILADATLRPLFLNTAVFNGLVMAADALLAVLMLGRLGFEPWQYGLAFAAPSVGGLLGSRLARPLVTRFGQHRVLVVSGALRALWLVGLAFVGPGTGGLLLVMGVELGLIFCCGVFNPVCATYRLERTATDRIARTLSAWTVTTKASTALLTAVWGVLGGLLGPRTAIGLAGVLLLATPLLLPRRAVPLAEPLAETEPAPGRA is encoded by the coding sequence ATGCGGAACGGGCACCGGTTGGGGCGGCGGTTCGGGTGGCTCTGGGCGGCGTACGGAACCAGCGCGCTCGGCACCTGGCTCGCCTTCGGCGCGTTCCCGCTGATCGCGGTCCGGGTGTTGCACGCCGGGCCGGCGGAGGTCGCGGCGCTGTCCTCGGTGGGGGCCGCGGTGGGCGCGGCCGTGGTGGTGCCGCTCGGCCCGTGGGTGGAGTTCCGCCGCAAGCGGCCGGTGCTGATCGGGATGGATTCGGTGCGGTGCGCGGCGCTGCTGACGATCCCCGCCGCGTTCGCGCTCGGCGTGCTCTCCTTCGTGCAGCTCCTGCTGGTCTCCGTGGTCGTCGCGGCGGCCGACATCGGCTTCCGCGCCGCCTCCGGCGCGTACCTGAAGACGCTGGTGCCGGCCGAGCACCTGCTCGTCGCCAACGCCCGGTTCGAGTCCACGTCCTGGACGACCACGATCATCGGGCCGCCGCTGGGCGGCGCCGCGATCGGGCTCCTCGGCCCGGTGGCGACGGTTGTGGCCGACGCGGTCAGCTACCTGCTCTCGGCCCTGGGCATCCGCGCGACGGGCGGCCCGGAGCCGCGCCCCGAGCGCCGGGAGGCCGCGCGCATGCGGGCCGGGGACCTGCTGGACGGCTGGCGGTACATCCTCGCCGACGCGACGCTGCGCCCGCTGTTCCTCAACACCGCCGTGTTCAACGGCCTGGTGATGGCCGCCGACGCGCTGCTGGCCGTCCTGATGCTCGGCCGGCTCGGGTTCGAGCCGTGGCAGTACGGCCTCGCCTTCGCCGCGCCCTCCGTCGGCGGGCTGCTCGGTTCGCGGCTGGCCCGGCCGCTCGTCACCCGGTTCGGGCAGCACCGGGTCCTGGTCGTGTCCGGGGCGCTGCGCGCGCTCTGGCTCGTCGGCCTGGCCTTCGTGGGGCCGGGCACCGGAGGGCTCCTGCTGGTGATGGGCGTCGAGCTCGGGCTCATCTTCTGCTGCGGGGTCTTCAACCCCGTCTGCGCCACCTACCGCCTCGAGCGCACCGCGACCGACCGGATCGCCCGCACGTTGTCCGCCTGGACGGTGACGACCAAGGCCTCGACCGCGCTGCTGACGGCCGTCTGGGGTGTGCTGGGCGGCCTGCTCGGCCCGCGTACGGCCATCGGCCTGGCCGGTGTGCTCCTGCTGGCGACCCCGCTGCTGCTCCCCCGGCGTGCCGTGCCCCTCGCCGAGCCCCTCGCCGAGACGGAGCCCGCACCAGGCCGCGCCTGA
- a CDS encoding cysteine hydrolase family protein, with protein MTVTTPALDPRMTALLVMDYQQAILASLPESESLLSRVAGAIAGMRAHGATVAHVRVGFTEADWAAIPPANKAFSFVGRQRLMHHADPATAVDPRLAPEPGDITVRKTRYGAFSTTDLDRRLRDRGISTLVVAGITTSGVVLSTVTDAADRDYRLYVLSDGVADPDPHVHQALMTGVFPRLAHVIDTARLRSLLHDGHRAESEPAG; from the coding sequence ATGACCGTCACGACTCCGGCGCTGGACCCCCGGATGACCGCGCTGCTCGTCATGGACTACCAGCAGGCGATCCTGGCCTCGCTCCCCGAGTCGGAGTCATTGCTGTCACGGGTGGCCGGTGCCATCGCCGGCATGCGCGCGCACGGCGCCACCGTCGCCCACGTGCGAGTCGGCTTCACCGAGGCCGATTGGGCGGCGATCCCACCGGCCAACAAGGCCTTCTCCTTCGTCGGCCGGCAGCGCCTCATGCACCACGCGGATCCCGCCACAGCCGTCGACCCTCGACTCGCTCCCGAGCCGGGTGACATCACCGTCCGCAAGACCCGCTACGGCGCGTTCTCCACGACGGACCTGGACCGGCGACTGCGCGATCGCGGGATCAGCACACTGGTCGTCGCCGGCATCACCACCAGCGGCGTCGTGCTGTCCACCGTCACCGACGCCGCCGATCGCGACTACCGGCTCTACGTCCTGTCGGACGGCGTCGCCGACCCGGACCCGCACGTCCATCAGGCCCTGATGACCGGTGTCTTCCCGAGACTGGCCCACGTCATCGACACCGCCCGGCTGCGCTCGCTCCTGCACGACGGCCACCGCGCCGAGAGCGAGCCCGCGGGCTGA
- a CDS encoding DUF2306 domain-containing protein, which yields MTEGISTERPTPARSGSSGRNRRTGWLVPAALIALSTVPVIAGATRLGQLTGGGPVTQDSARYFATPAPVVAHIVAVTLFSLLGALQFAHGLRRRRPAWHRAAGRLVVPAGLVSAFSGLWMTLFYPPLQNDSALLVGLRLAFGTLMIVSLVLGFAAIRRRDVTGHRAWMTRGYAIGMGAGTQLLTVGPWMALAGEPGPLPRALLMGAGWVINLAVAEWAIRRAPKSRPRPGE from the coding sequence ATGACCGAAGGAATATCGACGGAACGGCCCACACCCGCGCGGAGCGGCTCGTCGGGCAGGAACCGCAGGACGGGATGGCTCGTGCCCGCCGCGCTGATCGCGCTCAGCACCGTGCCCGTGATCGCCGGCGCCACCCGGCTGGGGCAGCTGACCGGCGGCGGGCCGGTCACGCAGGACAGCGCCCGGTATTTCGCGACGCCCGCGCCCGTCGTCGCGCACATCGTGGCCGTCACCCTCTTCAGCCTCCTGGGGGCCCTCCAGTTCGCCCACGGGTTGCGCCGCCGCAGGCCCGCCTGGCACCGCGCCGCCGGACGGCTCGTGGTTCCGGCCGGGCTCGTCAGCGCGTTCTCGGGTCTGTGGATGACGCTGTTCTATCCCCCACTGCAGAACGACAGCGCCCTCCTCGTGGGCCTGCGGCTCGCGTTCGGCACCTTGATGATCGTTTCCCTCGTCCTCGGCTTCGCGGCCATCCGGCGGCGGGACGTCACCGGTCACCGGGCCTGGATGACCCGGGGCTACGCGATCGGCATGGGCGCGGGCACGCAGTTGCTGACGGTCGGGCCGTGGATGGCGCTGGCCGGCGAACCCGGCCCGCTCCCCCGGGCGCTGCTGATGGGCGCCGGGTGGGTGATCAACCTCGCCGTCGCCGAATGGGCCATCCGCAGGGCCCCAAAGTCCCGGCCCCGTCCCGGAGAGTGA
- a CDS encoding NAD(P)-dependent alcohol dehydrogenase gives MKAFVLRSYGPPDVLELTDVATPVPGPGEVLVRVRATSVQPYDWHHMRGEPYVARLMGGTLGPCRPRIGILGADVAGQVEAAGAGVTGFRPGDEVFALLTQGGFAEYVCVPESALARKPENLSFEQAAAVPMAAVTALIALDQGRVRAGSAVLVNGASGGVGTFAVQLAKAFGAEVTGVCSGRNADLVRSLGADEVVDYTKEDFTRRGRRHDVLLDIAGTRGPRACARALKPRGTHLVVGGPAGRWLQPVGHIAATLAASPFVSQRVVVTQVAYGEKVRGDLMRLTDLIEDGEVTPVIDRVYPFDEIPAAVEYVEQGHARGKVVIAL, from the coding sequence ATGAAGGCCTTCGTCTTACGCTCGTACGGCCCGCCCGACGTCCTGGAGCTCACCGACGTCGCCACACCCGTGCCCGGTCCCGGCGAGGTGCTGGTCCGGGTGCGCGCCACCTCCGTCCAGCCGTACGACTGGCACCACATGAGAGGCGAGCCGTACGTCGCGCGCCTGATGGGCGGCACGCTCGGCCCGTGCCGGCCGCGGATCGGCATCCTGGGCGCCGACGTGGCCGGACAGGTCGAGGCGGCCGGCGCGGGCGTCACCGGGTTCCGTCCCGGCGACGAGGTGTTCGCGCTGCTCACGCAGGGCGGCTTCGCCGAGTACGTGTGCGTGCCGGAGAGCGCGCTGGCCCGCAAACCGGAGAACCTGTCGTTCGAGCAGGCGGCCGCCGTGCCGATGGCGGCCGTCACCGCGCTGATCGCGCTCGATCAGGGACGGGTCCGGGCGGGGAGCGCCGTCCTCGTGAACGGGGCCTCGGGCGGCGTGGGAACCTTCGCCGTGCAGCTCGCCAAGGCGTTCGGCGCCGAGGTCACCGGCGTGTGCAGCGGCCGGAACGCGGATCTGGTGCGGTCGCTCGGCGCGGACGAGGTCGTCGACTACACGAAGGAGGACTTCACCCGGCGCGGGCGGCGCCACGACGTGCTGCTCGACATCGCGGGCACCCGCGGGCCGCGGGCCTGCGCGCGAGCGCTGAAGCCCCGGGGGACGCACCTCGTCGTCGGCGGGCCCGCCGGACGGTGGCTGCAGCCGGTCGGCCACATCGCCGCGACGCTCGCGGCGTCGCCGTTCGTGTCCCAGCGCGTGGTCGTGACCCAGGTGGCCTACGGCGAGAAGGTCAGGGGCGACCTGATGCGGCTGACCGACCTCATCGAGGACGGCGAGGTCACCCCGGTGATCGACCGCGTCTATCCGTTCGACGAGATCCCGGCGGCCGTCGAGTACGTGGAACAGGGGCACGCCCGCGGAAAGGTCGTCATCGCACTCTGA
- the glgB gene encoding 1,4-alpha-glucan branching protein GlgB, which yields MDLDRLAGGAHHDPHSILGAHPGPDGVTIRALRPFAEKVEVLADGSAHEMGHVAFGVFEVTLPGVDKIPDYRLRITYPDAPPYETDDPYRHWPTLGELDLHLIGEGRHERLWEVLGARVMRHEDVDGTAFSVWAPNAQGVRVIGDFNHWNGAAHPMRSLGRTGVWELFLPEIGEGTRYKFQILGLDGIWREKADPMARRTEIPPATASIVERSAYEWRDQEWMTARAARDALAEPMSTYEVHLGSWRPGLSYRDLARELVEYVKDMGFTHVEFLPVAEHPFGGSWGYQVTSYYAPTSRFGSPDDFRHLVDELHRAGIGVIVDWVPAHFPMDEWALARFDGTPLYEHADPARGTHPDWGTYVFDFGRNEVRNFLVANALYWLKEFHVDGLRVDAVASMLYLDYSRREGEWTPNEYGGRENLDAIEFLKEMNAVVYREEPGIVTIAEESTAWPGVSRPAYLGGLGFGFKWNMGWMHDTLSYMSREPVYRQYHHHQMTFSLMYAFSENFVLPLSHDEVVHLKGSLLGKMPGDEWQRFANLRALYGFMWAHPGKQLLFMGGEFGQGAEWSEAGGLDWWVLDFDFHQGVRRLVRDLNRVYRESPALYSRDTTHEGFRWIDADDASGNVLSFLRYGADGSVIACVANFSGAPHEDYHLGLPTPGRWEEVLNTDAYEYAGSGVGNMGAVESVEVPRHGLPCSARLRVPPLGVVWLRPVESPTAVSPEMDERAEAEEPAEAEPEGPIAES from the coding sequence ATGGATTTGGACCGGCTGGCGGGGGGCGCGCACCACGACCCCCACTCCATATTGGGGGCCCATCCCGGGCCCGACGGCGTCACGATCAGGGCCCTGCGCCCGTTCGCGGAGAAGGTCGAGGTGCTGGCCGACGGCTCGGCGCACGAGATGGGCCACGTCGCCTTCGGGGTCTTCGAGGTGACGCTGCCCGGCGTCGACAAGATCCCGGACTACCGCCTGCGCATCACCTACCCCGACGCCCCGCCGTACGAGACGGACGATCCGTACCGGCACTGGCCGACGCTGGGCGAGCTCGACCTGCACCTGATCGGTGAGGGACGGCACGAACGGCTGTGGGAGGTGCTCGGGGCGCGGGTGATGCGCCACGAGGACGTGGACGGCACGGCCTTCTCGGTGTGGGCGCCGAACGCGCAGGGCGTGCGGGTGATCGGCGACTTCAACCACTGGAACGGCGCCGCCCACCCGATGCGCTCCCTCGGCCGGACGGGGGTGTGGGAGCTGTTCCTCCCGGAGATCGGCGAGGGCACGCGGTACAAGTTCCAGATCCTCGGCCTCGACGGCATCTGGCGGGAGAAGGCCGACCCGATGGCCCGCCGCACCGAGATCCCGCCGGCGACCGCCAGCATCGTGGAGAGGTCCGCGTACGAGTGGCGCGATCAGGAGTGGATGACCGCCCGGGCGGCACGTGACGCCCTCGCCGAGCCGATGAGCACCTACGAGGTGCACCTCGGCTCGTGGCGGCCCGGCCTGTCCTACCGCGACCTCGCCCGCGAGCTGGTCGAGTACGTCAAGGACATGGGGTTCACGCACGTGGAGTTCCTGCCGGTCGCCGAGCATCCGTTCGGCGGCTCGTGGGGCTACCAGGTGACGTCCTACTACGCCCCGACGTCGCGGTTCGGCTCCCCCGACGACTTCCGCCACCTCGTGGACGAGCTCCACCGGGCCGGCATCGGCGTGATCGTGGACTGGGTTCCCGCGCACTTCCCGATGGACGAGTGGGCGCTGGCCCGCTTCGACGGCACGCCGCTCTACGAGCACGCCGACCCCGCCCGCGGCACCCACCCCGACTGGGGCACGTACGTCTTCGACTTCGGCCGCAACGAGGTGCGCAACTTCCTGGTCGCCAACGCGCTCTACTGGCTCAAGGAGTTCCACGTCGACGGCCTGCGGGTGGACGCGGTGGCCTCGATGCTCTACCTCGACTACTCCCGCCGCGAGGGCGAGTGGACGCCCAACGAGTACGGCGGCAGGGAGAACCTCGACGCGATCGAGTTCCTCAAGGAGATGAACGCGGTCGTCTACCGCGAGGAGCCGGGAATCGTGACGATCGCGGAGGAGTCGACCGCGTGGCCCGGCGTGTCGCGACCGGCGTACCTCGGCGGGCTCGGCTTCGGCTTCAAGTGGAACATGGGCTGGATGCACGACACGCTCAGCTACATGTCCCGCGAGCCGGTCTACCGGCAGTATCACCACCACCAGATGACGTTCTCCCTGATGTACGCCTTCTCGGAGAACTTCGTGCTGCCGCTCTCGCACGACGAGGTCGTCCACCTCAAGGGGTCGCTGCTGGGCAAGATGCCCGGCGACGAGTGGCAGCGCTTCGCCAACCTGCGGGCGTTGTACGGCTTCATGTGGGCCCACCCCGGCAAGCAACTGCTGTTCATGGGCGGCGAGTTCGGTCAGGGGGCCGAGTGGTCGGAGGCGGGCGGCCTCGACTGGTGGGTGCTCGACTTCGACTTCCACCAGGGCGTACGCCGCCTGGTGCGGGACCTCAACCGCGTCTACCGCGAGTCGCCGGCGTTGTACTCCCGCGACACCACCCATGAGGGCTTCCGCTGGATCGACGCCGACGACGCCTCGGGCAACGTGCTGTCGTTCCTGCGGTACGGCGCGGACGGCTCGGTGATCGCCTGCGTCGCCAACTTCTCCGGCGCCCCGCACGAGGACTACCACCTCGGCCTGCCGACCCCCGGCCGGTGGGAGGAGGTCCTCAACACCGACGCGTACGAGTACGCCGGCAGCGGTGTCGGCAACATGGGCGCGGTCGAGTCGGTCGAGGTGCCGCGGCACGGGCTGCCCTGCTCGGCCCGGCTGCGCGTGCCGCCGCTCGGCGTCGTGTGGCTGCGGCCGGTGGAGAGCCCCACGGCCGTGAGCCCGGAGATGGACGAGCGCGCCGAGGCGGAGGAACCGGCGGAGGCCGAGCCCGAGGGCCCGATCGCCGAATCCTGA